The following is a genomic window from Crossiella equi.
CGGCAAGGACGTCACCAACGTCCCGCCGAAGGGCCGCGACATCGCCATGGTGTTCCAGTCCTACGCGCTCTACCCGCACATGACCGTCGGCGAGAACATGGGCTTCGCGCTCAAGCTGCGGGGCGTGCCGAAGGCCGAGATCAAGGAGAAGGTCCTTGAGGCGGCCAAGATGCTGGACCTGGAGAAGTACCTCGAGCGCAAGCCGAAGGCGCTCTCCGGTGGCCAGCGCCAGCGCGTCGCGATGGGCCGCGCGATCGTGCGCGAGCCCTCCGTGTTCCTCATGGACGAGCCGCTGTCCAACCTGGACGCCAAGCTCCGCGTGGAGACCCGCGCGAACATCGCCACCCTCCAGCAGCGCCTGGGCACCACCACCATCTACGTGACCCACGACCAGGTCGAGGCCATGACCATGGGTCACCGCGTGGCGGTGCTCAAGGACGGTCTGCTCCAGCAGTGCGACACCCCGCGCGCGCTGTACGAGACCCCGGCCAACGCCTTCGTCGCGGGCTTCATCGGCTCCCCGGCCATGAACCTCAAGACCGTGCCGCTGAGCAGCGGCGGGGCCCAGATCGACGGCTTCGAGGTGCGCCTGCCGCGCACCGTGCTCGACAAGGTCGGCTCGGCCGGGCTCACCGAGGTCACCTTCGGCGTGCGCCCCGAGTCGCTGCACCTGGTCCCCTCCGACCAGGAGGGCATGACCATGACCGTGGAGCTGGTCGAGGAGCTCGGCGCGGACGCCATCGTCTACGGCTCGGTGCGCATCGGCGACAAGCCGGAGCGGTTCACCGTGCGTGTCGACGGCCGCACGCCCCCGGCCCTGGGCCAGACCGTCAAGGTCGGCGTCCGGGACGGTGACGAGGTCCACCTCTTCCACCCGGAGAGCGGCGACCGCCTGACGGCGGCCACCACCGTCTGACCTGCACGCTTCACCCGGGACGACCTGGTCACGAGCAATTCGTGACCAGGTCGTTCCGCTTGTTGGGCATGGCTGGGGAACAAGACCTCGTCCGCACGGGTTACGCTGAACTCGACAACGGTTTCCATTCTTATGAGTGACGCCACCCCGTTCGGAGGAGGATCCGATGACCATGCGTGACGCCCGGCCGTTAGCCGCGGTCGCCGCCCTCGCCGCGGCCGCGCTCACCCTGACCGCGTGCGGCAGCGGCGCCACCGGCGGGAGCGCCCCGAGCCCGAGCGCGGACGGCAGGCTGTCCGTGGTCGCCTCCACCACGGTGTGGGCGGACGTGGCCAAGGCCGTGGGCGGCGACGCCGTGTCGGTCAAGGCCATCGTGGGCGCGAGCGGGGATCCGCACTCCTACGAGGCCAGCGCGGCGGACACCTCGGCCGTGCGGAGCGCGCAGCTGGTCGTGTTCAACGGCGGGCACTACGACGACTTCGTGGTTTCCGCGCTGGGCCCGGACACCAACCGGGCACGCGTGGAGGCCATGTCGGTCATCGCCAAGGACGACCACGGCGAGGCAGGGCACAGCGAGGCCGCGCACGACGAGCACGGCGCACATGAGCACGCCAACGAGCACATCTGGTACGACCTGGACGCCGTGCAGGACGTGGCCAAGGCCGTCGCCGCCAAGCTGGGCGAGCTGAAGGCCGACGCCAAGGACACCTTCACCGCCAACGCCGCCGCCTTCGCCGCCAAGCTGGACGCGCTGGAGAAGAAGGTCGACGCGATCGAGCAGGCGAACAAGGGCGCGAAGGTGGCCGCGACCGAGCCCATCGCGCACTACCTGATCGAGGAGGCGGGACTCGCCGACGCCACCCCGGCGCAGTTCAGCAAGGCCGTCGAGGAGGAGAATGACCCGCCCGCGGCCGCGATCGCGGAGATCCAGAAGCTGATCACGGACAAGGCGGTGAAGGCGCTGCTGTACAACGCGCAGACCGAGTCGCCGGTCACCAAGCAGGTCAAGGAAAACGCGGTCAAGGCGGGCGTCGCGGTCGTGGAGCTGACCGAGTCGCTCCCGGAGGGCAGGGACTACTCCTCGTGGATGGGCGAGCAGATCGACAAGCTGGCAGCGGCGCTCAGGTGAGGTCCGCCGTCCGACTGGAGAACGCCCGGCTCGCCTACGGCGACCGGGTGCTCTGGGACGGCCTGGACCTGGACGTCGCGCCCGGGGAGTTCCTGGCCGTGCTCGGCCCGAACGGCTCCGGCAAGACCAGCCTGCTGCGCGTGCTGCTGGGCATGAACCCGCTCAGCGCGGGCACGGCCGAGATCGGCGGCAAGCCGGTCCGCCG
Proteins encoded in this region:
- a CDS encoding ABC transporter ATP-binding protein, giving the protein MAEVAYVNASRVYAGTPPVRAVDQLNLDIADGEFLVLVGPSGSGKSTALRMLAGLEDVDEGAIHIGGKDVTNVPPKGRDIAMVFQSYALYPHMTVGENMGFALKLRGVPKAEIKEKVLEAAKMLDLEKYLERKPKALSGGQRQRVAMGRAIVREPSVFLMDEPLSNLDAKLRVETRANIATLQQRLGTTTIYVTHDQVEAMTMGHRVAVLKDGLLQQCDTPRALYETPANAFVAGFIGSPAMNLKTVPLSSGGAQIDGFEVRLPRTVLDKVGSAGLTEVTFGVRPESLHLVPSDQEGMTMTVELVEELGADAIVYGSVRIGDKPERFTVRVDGRTPPALGQTVKVGVRDGDEVHLFHPESGDRLTAATTV
- a CDS encoding metal ABC transporter solute-binding protein, Zn/Mn family encodes the protein MTMRDARPLAAVAALAAAALTLTACGSGATGGSAPSPSADGRLSVVASTTVWADVAKAVGGDAVSVKAIVGASGDPHSYEASAADTSAVRSAQLVVFNGGHYDDFVVSALGPDTNRARVEAMSVIAKDDHGEAGHSEAAHDEHGAHEHANEHIWYDLDAVQDVAKAVAAKLGELKADAKDTFTANAAAFAAKLDALEKKVDAIEQANKGAKVAATEPIAHYLIEEAGLADATPAQFSKAVEEENDPPAAAIAEIQKLITDKAVKALLYNAQTESPVTKQVKENAVKAGVAVVELTESLPEGRDYSSWMGEQIDKLAAALR